In Ptiloglossa arizonensis isolate GNS036 chromosome 6, iyPtiAriz1_principal, whole genome shotgun sequence, a single window of DNA contains:
- the LOC143148279 gene encoding uncharacterized protein LOC143148279 isoform X2 — translation MVTDRGFFYFEFNYFGQSSSSDCPRISSLLRILASKRVRKSSKNRLVHLLANEMSEPCSARAWNRPLTSLTVFSRKFCIIDFPEISDSLDTRRADLVP, via the exons ATGGTCACCGATCGgggatttttttatttcgagttcAATTATTTCGGTCAGTCGAGCTCCTCGGATTGTCCACGAATTAGTTCCCTCTTAAG gATACTTGCCAGCAAACGAGTACGAAAAAGCTCCAAGAACCGATTGGTCCACCTGTTGGCCAACGAGATGTCAGAGCCATGCTCCGCCCGTGCGTGGAACCGCCCTCTAACCTCTCTTACGGTCTTCTCTCGGAAATTCTgcatcatcgattttcctgaaaTTAGTG ACTCCTTGGACACTCGACGAGCGGACCTCGTGCCTTAA
- the LOC143148279 gene encoding uncharacterized protein LOC143148279 isoform X1 has product MVTDRGFFYFEFNYFGQSSSSDCPRISSLLRWNTKNQRPLAIEFRNSRCHLNADLQDTCQQTSTKKLQEPIGPPVGQRDVRAMLRPCVEPPSNLSYGLLSEILHHRFS; this is encoded by the exons ATGGTCACCGATCGgggatttttttatttcgagttcAATTATTTCGGTCAGTCGAGCTCCTCGGATTGTCCACGAATTAGTTCCCTCTTAAG ATGGAATACTAAAAACCAGAGACCTTTAGCGATCGAATTCCGAAATAGTCGATGTCACCTAAACGCGGATCTACAG gATACTTGCCAGCAAACGAGTACGAAAAAGCTCCAAGAACCGATTGGTCCACCTGTTGGCCAACGAGATGTCAGAGCCATGCTCCGCCCGTGCGTGGAACCGCCCTCTAACCTCTCTTACGGTCTTCTCTCGGAAATTCTgcatcatcgattttcctga
- the LOC143147974 gene encoding uncharacterized protein LOC143147974 yields the protein MDQTVIVPSLPRGSNVENARIAMKNESDASLHLQDQSSAVGHPSSGTLVPRTSLSIAGSLGQDQSLDSLMCNPSSTELPRKPGARRQEKPPYSYIALIVMAIQSSPGKRLTLSEIYSFLQQRFPFFRGAYQGWKNSVRHNLSLNECFIKLPKGLGRPGKGHYWTIDPSTEYMFEEGSFRRRPRGFRRKCQALKPQYPQYFSGSGPVGVQTAGYENLAPGGMEYANGYQNQYQNYQEYAMYGPGAAVSADWAYPEATYKTPPIAEVTYKTTEVTYKTGEPSVYRNGEIVAFKSEPGYSARSQDQLTYRPTEGFSVKDHQQHHPETVYKDNEAMMSYKCPSNSTTSAGQTPGQDYYVGYGLPGVNNAGANANVSMQGIQEQTGNTSPVGNVSSPHSGCQTPVTDTGIKMQCSNSNSNSSGGGLIDRKPSYFGHPAGSVTLSSLGSLGSLNLSNIGGLSISNIPGAVSSNIHHTTTTPSSTMYYDQIKYGM from the exons ATGGATCAGACAGTGATCGTCCCGTCGCTTCCACGCGGCAGCAACGTGGAGAACGCGAGGATCGCGATGAAGAACGAGTCGGATGCGAGTCTGCACCTGCAGGATCAATCCTCGGCCGTCGGTCATCCCAGTTCCGGCACCCTCGTGCCGCGTACGAGTTTGTCGATCGCGGGCAGCTTGGGCCAGGATCAGAGCCTGGACTCCCTGATGTGCAACCCGAGCAGCACCGAACTGCCTAGGAAACCGGGAGCACGTCGCCAAGAGAAACCTCCTTATTCGTACATAGCGTTGATAGTAATGGCGATCCAATCGAGTCCCGGGAAACGGTTGACCCTCTCGGAGATCTACTCGTTCCTTCAGCAACGTTTCCCGTTCTTTCGTGGCGCTTACCAGGGCTGGAAGAACTCGGTGCGTCACAATCTCAGCTTGAACGAGTGCTTCATCAAGCTACCGAAAGGCCTCGGGAGACCCGGTAAAGGACACTACTGGACGATCGACCCATCCACGGAGTACATGTTCGAGGAGGGTAGCTTCCGGCGACGACCACGGGGTTTTCGTCGCAAGTGTCAGGCGTTGAAGCCCCAGTACCCCCAGTATTTCTCCGGTAGCGGTCCCGTGGGCGTACAAACCGCCGGTTACGAGAATCTGGCACCTGGTGGCATGGAGTACGCGAACGGTTACCAGAACCAGTACCAGAATTACCAGGAGTACGCGATGTACGGGCCGGGGGCGGCTGTGTCGGCCGATTGGGCGTACCCGGAGGCCACGTACAAGACGCCACCGATCGCGGAGGTGACTTACAAGACTACAGAGGTCACCTACAAAACCGGTGAACCCTCGGTGTATCGTAACGGGGAGATCGTCGCGTTCAAGAGCGAGCCCGGTTACTCGGCCAGGAGCCAAGATCAATTGACCTACAGGCCCACCGAGGGATTCTCGGTGAAGGATCACCAGCAACATCATcccgaaacggtttacaaggacAACGAGGCCATGATGAGCTACAAGTGCCCGTCCAACTCGACCACATCCGCTGGTCAGACACCCGGACAGGACTATTACGTCGGTTACGGACTCCCCGGGGTCAACAATGCCGGCGCCAACGCGAATGTCTCTATGCAGGGGATCCAAGAACAGACTGGCAACACCAGCCCCGTAGGAAATGTCAGCTCGCCGCACAGCGGCTGCCAGACACCTGTAACGGATACCG GGATAAAGATGCAGTGCTCGAACTCGAATTCGAACAGTTCCGGTGGTGGACTGATCGATCGTAAACCGTCCTACTTCGGTCACCCTGCTGGATCGGTTACCTTGAGCTCATTGGGTTCTCTAGGATCGCTCAATTTGAGCAACATCGGTGGTTTGAGCATATCGAACATACCCGGCGCGGTTTCCTCGAACATTCATcacacgacgacgacgccgtCGTCGACGATGTATTACGATCAGATCAAGTACGGTATGTGA